In Caballeronia insecticola, the following are encoded in one genomic region:
- a CDS encoding polysaccharide biosynthesis/export family protein has translation MKVEKHVSKLGGYSRIAALCLALTGCGTMPGWISSSGASREQVMELPKESRIQGIQLIDVNDTLTRKLAAGKTLGRFSDVFAGNAANHYVIGPGDVLDVSVWESPPAMLFGSGMLDPTKPATAGVSTAVTFPQQMVSAAGTITMPFAGRITVEGRDTQEIEADITQRLKGKANNPQVMVQVVKNNSASVTVVGEVTNSLQLPLTPKGERLLDAIAAGGGVKEAVSRVAVQLTRGKVTSTMALGSVIRDPRQNVRLEPGDVVTALFQPESFSVLGATGKNDEMPLEAQGISLAQALARAGGLIDNRADARGVFIFRFEKAGLVDGQVAKGTVPVVYQVDLRDPSSFFVTQNFAIQDRDVIYVANSPEAEFNKFLRLVISVAAPSVTLNKALD, from the coding sequence ATGAAAGTGGAAAAGCATGTGTCGAAGCTGGGCGGCTATTCGAGGATTGCCGCGTTGTGCCTGGCTTTGACTGGCTGCGGAACCATGCCGGGCTGGATTTCTTCCAGTGGCGCCAGCCGCGAGCAAGTCATGGAATTGCCGAAGGAAAGCCGAATCCAGGGCATCCAGCTAATCGACGTCAATGACACGCTGACCAGGAAACTGGCCGCTGGAAAAACCTTGGGCCGGTTCTCGGATGTATTTGCCGGCAACGCGGCGAATCACTATGTAATCGGTCCGGGCGACGTGCTCGATGTTTCGGTTTGGGAGTCGCCGCCGGCCATGCTGTTCGGCTCGGGCATGCTGGACCCGACCAAGCCTGCCACGGCGGGTGTCTCCACGGCTGTCACGTTTCCTCAGCAAATGGTTTCCGCCGCCGGAACGATCACGATGCCTTTTGCGGGGCGCATAACCGTGGAAGGGCGCGACACTCAGGAGATCGAGGCGGATATCACGCAGCGCCTGAAAGGCAAGGCCAATAATCCCCAGGTTATGGTCCAGGTTGTCAAGAACAACAGCGCCAGCGTGACCGTGGTTGGAGAAGTGACCAATAGTCTGCAACTGCCGTTGACGCCGAAGGGCGAACGCCTTCTCGATGCAATCGCGGCCGGAGGCGGTGTGAAAGAAGCGGTCAGCCGCGTTGCTGTTCAACTGACGCGCGGAAAGGTCACGTCGACCATGGCGCTTGGTTCGGTCATTCGCGATCCGCGGCAGAACGTTCGACTCGAACCGGGCGATGTTGTGACAGCCTTGTTCCAGCCCGAGAGTTTCTCCGTGCTCGGGGCAACGGGCAAGAACGACGAAATGCCGCTCGAAGCACAGGGAATTTCGCTGGCGCAGGCATTAGCACGCGCCGGAGGGTTGATCGACAATCGCGCCGACGCGCGAGGCGTGTTCATCTTCCGCTTTGAGAAAGCCGGACTGGTTGACGGCCAGGTAGCGAAAGGCACGGTCCCGGTCGTCTATCAAGTCGATCTGCGCGATCCTTCTTCTTTCTTCGTTACTCAAAATTTCGCGATTCAGGATCGCGACGTTATCTACGTCGCGAATTCGCCCGAGGCCGAGTTCAACAAGTTCTTGAGACTGGTCATCTCGGTTGCAGCACCGAGCGTAACGTTGAACAAGGCGCTCGACTAA
- a CDS encoding ABC transporter permease has product MTSLEIRSRSRSPYAVTFDVWRALFLREALDRLFDMRAAWFWLLMEPAMHIGFITFVYTVIRVRTIAGIDAAVWTIVGMLAFFMYRRTGIQVMYAVESNQPLFAYRQVKPFDVALMRGALEAFLMMIVSVALLCVAALCGRDALPHDPLIVLAALLGLWLFGVGYGLVTSVLMALVPETEHILKMMMMPLYLISGTLVSLSTVPQPYQGWLLINPIAHGLELVRQGFGTEYHVMQGISLSYLYAWAGGSVFLGLALYRRFARQLVMQ; this is encoded by the coding sequence ATGACGTCTTTAGAAATACGTTCCAGGTCGCGGAGTCCGTACGCGGTCACCTTCGACGTCTGGCGCGCCCTTTTCTTGCGGGAAGCCCTGGACCGATTGTTCGACATGCGGGCAGCGTGGTTCTGGCTGCTGATGGAACCGGCCATGCACATCGGCTTCATCACCTTCGTCTATACGGTGATTCGCGTGCGGACCATTGCCGGCATCGATGCGGCTGTCTGGACCATCGTCGGCATGTTGGCGTTCTTCATGTATCGACGCACGGGTATTCAGGTTATGTACGCCGTTGAATCAAATCAGCCGCTCTTCGCTTATCGACAAGTCAAGCCCTTCGACGTGGCGCTCATGCGCGGCGCGCTCGAGGCTTTCTTGATGATGATCGTGTCCGTCGCTCTTCTTTGCGTCGCTGCACTGTGCGGACGCGACGCACTGCCGCACGATCCTTTGATCGTTCTCGCCGCGCTTCTGGGGTTGTGGTTGTTCGGCGTCGGTTATGGACTGGTCACGTCGGTTCTCATGGCGTTGGTTCCGGAAACCGAGCACATCCTGAAGATGATGATGATGCCGCTATATCTGATCTCGGGCACGCTCGTCTCGCTCTCGACCGTACCTCAACCGTATCAGGGATGGCTGCTCATCAATCCGATCGCGCACGGACTCGAACTGGTGCGCCAGGGATTCGGAACCGAGTATCACGTCATGCAGGGTATCAGCCTCAGTTATCTCTATGCATGGGCTGGCGGGAGTGTGTTCCTCGGCCTTGCCTTGTATCGCCGTTTTGCCCGTCAACTGGTGATGCAATGA
- a CDS encoding aminotransferase class I/II-fold pyridoxal phosphate-dependent enzyme, with amino-acid sequence MGLGETLRQQLAAKALKRQLERATDAAAAPGVPDGQAVQALSARSRFEAMPQFQQVKLMREMGETLRVESPFFRVHDGVAGATTRIGGREYVNFANYSYLGLAGDPTIAARAKAAIDRYGTSASASRIVAGERPVHRELERALASFYETDDCVAFVSGHATNVTVIGSLFGPGDLIVHDALAHNSIVQGAQLSGAKRLSFAHNDWQALDELLARVRREYRNVLVAIEGLYSMDGDLPDLQRFCEVKERHGAFLLVDEAHSLGVLGATGRGIREHCGVASERVDLWMGTLSKTLAGCGGFIAGCQPLADMLRNLAPGFLYSVGLAPALAEASLAALECLIAQPARVARLQARGKQFLSEARAAGLDTGTSAGYAVVPVITGSSLKAAQWANALFEEEINVQPIFYPAVEEKAARLRFFICSTHEAEQVSRSIAVLKKVAGLP; translated from the coding sequence ATGGGACTCGGAGAAACACTACGCCAGCAGCTGGCAGCCAAGGCACTGAAGCGGCAACTGGAGCGCGCAACCGATGCGGCCGCGGCGCCGGGCGTGCCCGACGGTCAGGCTGTGCAGGCCTTGTCAGCGCGCAGCCGCTTCGAAGCGATGCCGCAATTCCAGCAGGTCAAGCTGATGCGCGAGATGGGCGAGACCTTGCGGGTCGAGTCGCCGTTCTTTCGCGTGCATGACGGTGTCGCGGGTGCGACGACGCGGATTGGCGGTCGCGAGTATGTGAACTTCGCCAACTACAGTTATCTGGGACTGGCTGGCGATCCGACGATCGCCGCGCGCGCAAAAGCGGCGATCGACCGTTATGGCACGTCGGCTTCGGCGAGCCGCATTGTCGCGGGCGAACGGCCGGTGCATCGCGAACTCGAACGAGCGCTCGCCTCGTTCTATGAAACCGATGACTGCGTGGCGTTCGTGAGCGGGCATGCGACGAATGTGACTGTGATCGGCTCGCTGTTCGGACCGGGCGATCTGATCGTGCACGACGCGCTCGCGCACAACAGCATCGTGCAGGGCGCGCAGCTCAGCGGCGCGAAGCGCCTGAGCTTTGCGCATAACGACTGGCAGGCGCTCGACGAGCTTCTTGCGCGCGTTCGCCGCGAGTATCGCAACGTGCTGGTAGCGATCGAAGGTCTCTACAGCATGGACGGAGATCTTCCCGATCTGCAGCGCTTCTGCGAAGTGAAGGAACGGCACGGGGCGTTCCTGCTAGTCGACGAGGCGCATTCGCTCGGCGTGCTGGGCGCGACGGGCAGAGGCATTCGCGAGCATTGCGGCGTGGCCTCGGAACGAGTCGATCTGTGGATGGGCACGCTGAGCAAGACGCTCGCGGGGTGCGGCGGATTCATCGCCGGGTGCCAGCCGCTTGCCGATATGTTGAGAAACCTTGCGCCCGGGTTCTTGTATAGCGTGGGGCTTGCGCCGGCGCTTGCCGAGGCTTCGCTCGCGGCGCTCGAATGTCTGATCGCGCAACCGGCGCGGGTGGCGCGATTGCAGGCACGCGGGAAGCAATTCCTGAGCGAGGCGCGGGCGGCCGGGCTCGATACCGGAACCAGTGCGGGTTATGCCGTGGTGCCGGTGATTACGGGAAGTTCGCTCAAGGCCGCGCAGTGGGCAAATGCTTTGTTCGAAGAAGAGATCAACGTGCAGCCGATTTTTTATCCGGCGGTGGAGGAGAAGGCGGCACGGTTGCGGTTTTTTATTTGCTCGACGCATGAGGCGGAGCAGGTTAGCCGCAGCATCGCCGTACTGAAGAAAGTGGCTGGGCTGCCGTAA
- a CDS encoding UDP-3-O-acyl N-acetylglycosamine deacetylase — MKLPAGWHASEGTLARPLELSGHGLHTGQHVNVRILPAAATTSSGERHGIVFRRTRKGQVLGTVPADPALRRSQPLCTMLHANEGVGVRTTEHLLASLLACEIDHAVVELDAEEVPILDGSAQPWIDAILPCGRTALPQKKRFLRVLQAVSVADSEGAARREMRVEPADDYALSVHNNDLKGFGDMEWHGRLTPRSFAEEIASSRSYGQIKWAVPAIVVGYLRGVPILRGARTSCTASIVGKRVIGGLRQPDEFVRHRVLDLVGDLALAGAPLLAHVTARRPTHEMNYRLLAALLGTQGAYEWVEADA, encoded by the coding sequence GTGAAGTTGCCGGCAGGGTGGCACGCGAGCGAAGGCACGCTGGCGCGGCCGCTCGAACTGTCGGGGCATGGCTTGCATACGGGGCAGCACGTGAACGTGCGTATTCTGCCGGCCGCCGCCACGACGAGTTCGGGCGAACGGCATGGCATCGTGTTTCGCCGCACGCGCAAGGGACAAGTGCTCGGTACGGTCCCGGCCGATCCGGCGCTGCGCCGGAGCCAGCCGCTGTGCACGATGCTGCACGCGAACGAGGGCGTCGGCGTACGCACGACCGAGCATCTGCTTGCCTCGCTGCTGGCTTGCGAAATCGATCATGCGGTCGTCGAACTGGATGCCGAAGAAGTGCCGATTCTCGATGGCAGTGCGCAACCCTGGATCGATGCGATTCTGCCGTGCGGACGTACCGCACTGCCGCAGAAAAAGCGTTTCCTGCGCGTGCTTCAGGCAGTGAGCGTCGCGGACAGCGAGGGTGCCGCGCGCCGTGAAATGCGCGTCGAACCCGCGGACGACTACGCACTCAGCGTACATAACAACGATCTGAAGGGCTTCGGCGACATGGAATGGCATGGCCGGCTCACGCCGCGCAGCTTCGCTGAAGAGATCGCCTCGTCGCGCTCGTATGGACAGATCAAGTGGGCCGTGCCCGCGATCGTCGTGGGTTATCTGCGCGGCGTGCCGATCCTGCGCGGTGCACGGACCTCGTGCACCGCGTCGATCGTCGGCAAGCGGGTCATTGGTGGCTTGCGTCAACCGGACGAGTTCGTGCGTCATCGCGTGCTCGACCTGGTCGGCGATCTCGCGCTCGCCGGCGCGCCGCTGCTCGCGCATGTGACGGCGCGGCGACCGACGCATGAAATGAATTACCGGCTGCTCGCGGCGCTGCTCGGCACGCAAGGCGCATACGAATGGGTCGAAGCGGACGCGTGA
- a CDS encoding ABC transporter ATP-binding protein gives MIVIQDVYKRYRTEHGAGRWVLRGVDVTIPPKRNVGLIGHNGAGKSTLLRLIGGADQPTRGSVRRECVVSWPVGQGGLEGTLSGRQNAKFVCRVHGHQDDLADRLEFIKDFSELKDAFDEPVKTYSSGMRARLQFALSLAFEFDIYISDEVTATGDAAFRKKAAAAFRSMVDRAGLIMVSHDETTLRQFCESGIWIHNGKAHWFEQLDDALKAYQESL, from the coding sequence ATGATCGTCATTCAGGACGTGTACAAGCGCTATCGGACTGAACATGGCGCTGGCCGATGGGTACTGCGCGGGGTAGATGTAACGATCCCGCCCAAGCGAAATGTCGGCTTGATCGGGCACAACGGAGCGGGTAAATCGACACTGCTGCGTTTGATCGGCGGCGCGGACCAGCCGACGCGCGGAAGCGTGCGGCGCGAGTGCGTCGTGTCATGGCCGGTCGGGCAAGGCGGCCTGGAAGGAACATTGAGCGGTCGGCAGAACGCGAAATTCGTGTGCCGCGTTCACGGGCACCAGGACGATCTCGCTGATCGTCTGGAGTTCATTAAGGACTTCTCCGAACTCAAGGACGCCTTCGACGAGCCGGTGAAAACCTATTCGTCGGGTATGCGTGCGCGACTGCAATTCGCACTGTCGCTGGCGTTCGAGTTCGATATCTATATCTCGGACGAAGTCACGGCGACCGGCGATGCCGCATTTCGAAAGAAAGCCGCCGCGGCTTTTCGTTCGATGGTCGACCGTGCGGGTCTGATCATGGTGTCGCACGACGAGACGACGCTTAGGCAGTTTTGCGAATCGGGCATCTGGATTCACAACGGCAAGGCGCACTGGTTCGAACAACTCGACGACGCTCTCAAGGCTTATCAAGAATCGCTTTAA